From the genome of Clostridium sp. BNL1100, one region includes:
- the glyA gene encoding serine hydroxymethyltransferase: MYNIDTIKKMDPQLAEAIELEVNRQRNKIELIASENFVSDAVIEALGTPLTNKYAEGYPGKRYYGGCEYVDIVEQLAIDRAKQIFGADHANVQPHSGAQANTAVYFAFLNPGDTILGMNLAHGGHLSHGSPVNISGKYYNVVPFGVREDNCYIDYDELRKTAKENSPKIIVAGASAYPRTLDFKAFREIADEVGAILMVDMAHIAGLVAAGLHPSPVPYADVVTTTTHKTLRGPRGGMILCKQEYAKKIDSAVFPGNQGGPLMHVIAAKAVSFKEALTDEFKTYQQNIVKNAKALASGLMEKGFKLVSDGTDNHLMLVNLTNMNITGKEAQHRLDEVCITCNKNGIPFDTQSPFITSGIRLGTPAVTSRGMNEEDMKEIADLIYLTITDFENSKSNVSKRAEILCNKYPLYK; this comes from the coding sequence ATGTACAATATTGATACAATAAAGAAGATGGACCCTCAATTAGCAGAAGCTATTGAGCTGGAAGTTAACAGACAAAGAAATAAGATAGAATTAATTGCTTCTGAGAACTTTGTAAGTGATGCTGTTATAGAGGCACTTGGCACACCATTAACGAACAAATATGCTGAGGGTTATCCCGGCAAAAGATATTACGGTGGCTGCGAGTACGTTGATATAGTTGAACAGTTGGCTATTGACAGAGCAAAACAAATTTTTGGGGCAGATCATGCAAATGTTCAGCCACATTCCGGAGCACAGGCTAACACAGCAGTTTACTTTGCTTTCCTGAATCCCGGAGATACCATTCTTGGAATGAATCTTGCACACGGAGGGCATTTAAGCCATGGTAGTCCTGTTAATATATCAGGAAAATACTACAATGTTGTACCATTTGGCGTAAGAGAGGACAACTGTTACATAGATTATGATGAGTTGAGAAAAACCGCTAAGGAAAACTCACCAAAAATAATTGTAGCAGGAGCAAGTGCATATCCAAGAACACTTGATTTTAAAGCATTCAGAGAAATTGCAGATGAAGTTGGTGCAATTCTTATGGTTGATATGGCTCACATCGCAGGTCTTGTTGCTGCCGGATTGCATCCAAGTCCTGTTCCATATGCTGATGTTGTAACAACTACAACTCACAAGACATTAAGAGGCCCAAGAGGTGGTATGATTCTCTGCAAGCAGGAATATGCAAAGAAAATCGACAGTGCTGTGTTCCCAGGAAATCAGGGTGGCCCATTGATGCATGTTATTGCTGCTAAGGCAGTTAGCTTCAAGGAAGCACTTACTGATGAATTCAAAACATATCAGCAGAACATTGTTAAAAATGCCAAAGCTTTGGCTTCAGGACTTATGGAAAAAGGTTTCAAACTTGTTTCTGACGGTACCGACAATCACCTTATGCTTGTTAACCTGACTAATATGAATATTACAGGTAAGGAAGCTCAGCACAGATTGGATGAAGTATGTATAACATGTAACAAAAACGGTATTCCATTTGATACTCAGAGTCCATTTATCACTAGTGGTATAAGACTCGGTACCCCAGCTGTAACAAGCAGAGGAATGAATGAGGAAGATATGAAAGAAATTGCAGACTTGATTTATCTCACAATTACAGATTTTGAAAATTCAAAATCCAATGTTTCAAAGAGAGCTGAAATTCTTTGCAATAAATATCCTCTTTATAAATAA
- a CDS encoding AIR synthase family protein: MEAGKIPNEILNKIIIGKINTFRKEVIMRPGIGEDCAAIEFDKYACVMSTDPITAAGKNTGRLAVHISCNDIASSGVEPLGIMVTILCPVGTTETELEQLMEQVCETAGQLNVEIIGGHTEVTPAVNKIILSTTCVGKALKSKVISSTGAKPGDSVILTKSAGLEGTAIIAGDFENELSTYLDKSELQYAKSFINSISVVPEGVLAGGFGATSMHDITEGGVLGAAWEIAEASCTGITINKDSIPIEPVTCRICDYFGINPLRLISSGCMIITCQDGEGLVRLLEKNNIKASIIGLITDKNSGRILMSKQEGTVVDIDAPGPDELYKVIE, translated from the coding sequence ATGGAAGCTGGTAAAATACCAAACGAAATATTAAATAAAATAATTATTGGAAAAATTAATACCTTCAGAAAAGAAGTTATTATGCGTCCCGGAATTGGTGAGGATTGTGCCGCAATAGAATTTGATAAATATGCATGTGTCATGTCTACGGACCCAATAACAGCTGCCGGTAAAAATACAGGACGGCTTGCTGTTCATATATCCTGTAATGATATAGCTTCTTCCGGTGTTGAGCCGTTGGGCATAATGGTTACTATATTATGTCCAGTCGGAACGACAGAAACCGAGCTGGAACAGCTTATGGAACAGGTTTGTGAAACTGCCGGACAACTCAATGTAGAAATTATCGGAGGCCATACAGAGGTGACACCTGCAGTTAATAAAATTATTTTGTCTACAACCTGTGTAGGTAAAGCGCTTAAAAGTAAAGTTATATCATCTACAGGAGCAAAACCGGGAGACAGTGTTATTTTAACCAAAAGTGCCGGACTTGAGGGTACTGCAATTATTGCAGGTGATTTTGAAAATGAATTATCGACTTATCTTGATAAAAGCGAGCTTCAATATGCAAAAAGTTTTATAAATTCCATAAGTGTAGTCCCCGAAGGGGTTCTTGCAGGAGGGTTTGGTGCAACATCAATGCATGATATTACTGAAGGAGGAGTACTTGGAGCTGCTTGGGAAATCGCAGAGGCATCTTGTACGGGCATAACTATAAATAAGGACTCCATACCGATTGAGCCTGTTACCTGTCGAATTTGTGACTACTTTGGAATAAATCCTTTAAGACTAATTTCCAGTGGATGTATGATTATAACCTGTCAGGATGGCGAAGGTTTAGTAAGACTTCTTGAAAAAAATAATATTAAGGCATCCATAATCGGATTAATTACTGACAAAAATTCTGGAAGAATACTGATGAGTAAGCAAGAAGGGACTGTAGTGGACATTGATGCTCCCGGCCCTGATGAACTGTACAAAGTAATTGAATAA
- a CDS encoding DUF2225 domain-containing protein, translated as MNDLLYNKKVICPVCNREIEVTKVKTKGCRVKSRDTDLCVYYEGINVLFYDVWVCENCGYAALQDKFDNIFTRDIPVIRDKISSHWTRRSFLGERDVDNALEAFKLALFNLQVRKAKSSEIAKVCLRIAWLYRAKEDKKEIDFLTFAVEAYNEAYQKERFPLDKLDEYTCMYIIAELYRRIGKLNESVLWFSRIVSSSGARSNPKLIDMAREQYQLAKDQLAATEGSVETES; from the coding sequence ATGAATGATTTACTTTACAACAAAAAAGTTATATGTCCTGTTTGTAACAGGGAAATTGAGGTCACCAAAGTCAAGACAAAAGGGTGCAGAGTAAAATCCAGAGATACGGACTTGTGTGTATATTATGAAGGTATTAATGTACTATTCTACGATGTCTGGGTCTGCGAAAATTGCGGTTATGCAGCGTTGCAGGATAAGTTTGATAATATATTTACAAGGGACATTCCTGTAATACGAGATAAGATTTCCAGCCATTGGACCAGAAGAAGCTTTTTAGGTGAAAGAGATGTTGATAATGCTTTGGAAGCATTTAAACTTGCTCTTTTTAATCTTCAGGTAAGAAAGGCCAAAAGCAGTGAAATAGCTAAAGTTTGTCTTAGAATTGCTTGGCTTTACAGAGCAAAAGAGGATAAAAAGGAAATAGATTTTCTAACTTTTGCGGTAGAAGCTTACAATGAAGCGTATCAAAAAGAGCGGTTTCCGCTGGACAAACTTGACGAATACACTTGTATGTACATAATAGCAGAGCTATACAGACGAATTGGGAAACTCAATGAATCAGTACTTTGGTTCAGCAGAATTGTTTCCTCCAGTGGAGCAAGAAGTAATCCAAAATTAATCGACATGGCCAGAGAACAGTATCAGTTGGCAAAAGACCAATTGGCAGCTACTGAAGGCAGTGTTGAAACTGAATCTTAA